The genomic DNA GATAGGCCATGATGCCATAGGCTGCACAGGAAACCATCGCATGACCGCTCGGAAAGCTGTATCCTCCCACTTCAATCAGGTGTTCAATACTTGGCCGTGCACGTTGAAAGCTGATTTTCAACAATCCATTCAAGCCCCAAGCCCCCAGGATCGTCAATAGGAGTATGAACGATTCCAGCTTCAATCGTTTCACGAGTAATACTACAAGATAAAGTGATACCACGACAACATAGGTCATCGTGTTACCGATATGGGTGATGAAAATCATCACTTCTGTCAGCCACGGGGCCTGTAAGCTATGTACCATTGTCGATAATACATGATCGAACGCTTCCAGTTCGTTCTCTAAAACACCGTCAGCTAATTGAGCGAATAAGCCGATCAAACCTAAAGTGACAATCAGACCAAGAACCAGTTTGAGACTGACCTTTTTCATTATCATTTCTTTCGTCTGCGTCTCTAGTTTACTCATTTTCCATCCCTTCCTCTCCTGCATCCTATAATCAAACGAACGTACATAAAAGATTCCCTATTTTATCATAGATAGTCCTTTTCTTCTAGAACCAATTACACAAGTAAGACATACAATTTTGTATTGTCTAAAAGGGATTTCATCGTTTTTATTGAAATAACACCATCACAGATAAAAAAGACATAGGGGGCGATCGTGATGAGACTGGGAAAGAAACAACGTAAAATGATCATTAATCGACCGACGCGAGATTTAGAATATAAGCTTGCTTTCATCGGAAGCATTCTTGGATTCTTCTCATCGTTTTTCCACTTTGTCTTATATGAATTTGTTTACGAATCGGTCTATCAGGTTTCCATTGCAATTTTAGGCAGCATTTCAGGCGCAGCTGCTTCCCTGGTGGCCTATATGTGTCTTAACCTCGTTGATTATCAGACACGTAAATTTGCTATCAGTATCGCAGTCTGTTCCATATGGGGCTTGATAAGTGTGAACTATTTCTACTCCATCCCTGCTTTCTTCTTACTCTTTGCCACTTTCCTATGCTTCTTGAGACGAAACCGTGAAATCAAGATCGTCAAATAATGAAAAAGGATTGCCTTATATCCAAAAAAATAGACAATCCCCCTACATTTATTCTTTATGCGCGTTGTTCTCTTTTGATGGAAATGGAGATCTCTTCACCTTCATCCTCTTGATTCGATGTTTTCAATCGAACCTCCTTCAAAAATAGAACGAGGATAACGGCAATGATCATCATGATAAAACCGAAGAAAAAGGCTCCGCTCAAAGCATCACTCAATGTCCTTCTCATCATTTCAATAAGCTGGTTGAAAAATGCGGATTGCTCGCTAGGGATTTGTTGCTTCAAAGCTTGTAATTGCTCTGGATCCATAAGAAGTTTAGGATCCTTCAGCTTTTCCACTAAACCACTTCCAGCCGGTTCTTGAGCTGATACACCACTTGAACCTTGCATCTTGGAATTCATGGTCAAGTTCATGATTGCTCCCATTATGGAAACACCAATCGTCCCTCCAAGCTGTCTGAACAATTGGACAGAAGATGTAGCCACTCCTAAGTGCTGATATGCGACTGCATTCTGAATCGTAATCGTGAAAATCGGGAAGCTGCACCCCAAGCCGAGTCCAATGATGATCAACCTTAGGATTGCATCTGTATTCGTGCTGTCCCCATTTAAGGTCGTCAATGAATAGATCCCGATGCCCATAATGGTCAATCCGAGAATCGCCATTTTCTTATATTTTCCTGTCCGTGTTATCAACTGTCCAACGATCGTACTTGACACGACCATACTAAGCATCATCGACATCATGATGAAACCGGTCTTCGTGGCCGAGGTACCGATGACGCCTTGGATAAAGAACGGCATATACATGATTGAACCGAACATTGCCATTCCAATTAATAGACCGATGACATTCGAGATCGTAAATACGCTGTTTTTAAACAAATGCAGTGGTAACACTGGGTTCTCCACTTTTCTTTCGGCAAAAAGAAAAGCAAGTAACGAAATGGCTGAGATGAGGAATAAGCCAATGACTTGAATGGAACCCCATGCATATTGATTACCCGCCCATGAAAAAGCAAGGAGCATCGGTATAATTGTTCCAGCTAGAAAGATGGAACCGAAATAAT from Pseudalkalibacillus sp. SCS-8 includes the following:
- a CDS encoding phosphatase PAP2 family protein; its protein translation is MSKLETQTKEMIMKKVSLKLVLGLIVTLGLIGLFAQLADGVLENELEAFDHVLSTMVHSLQAPWLTEVMIFITHIGNTMTYVVVVSLYLVVLLVKRLKLESFILLLTILGAWGLNGLLKISFQRARPSIEHLIEVGGYSFPSGHAMVSCAAYGIMAYLIAYYLGRRNKPYWYIAALASILIFLIGVSRIYLHVHYPSDVIAGFAAGGAWLLTCIFTMKTLKRRGEKRSVSAEM
- a CDS encoding MDR family MFS transporter, yielding MEHLPLKKKITIMVAVLASMLFAALNQTIIGTAMPKIVSDLGGMPYFSWVFTIYMLASSVTAILVGKLSDMYGRKPFILIGLGMFIIATFLCGTATSIFMLIIFRGFQGLAGGMIFSTAFASIGDLFSPRERGRWQGLMGAVFGLASVFGPTMGGYIVDHFSWQWIFWIFLPVGFVAFILIMRLFPSVPRKSHGKVDYFGSIFLAGTIIPMLLAFSWAGNQYAWGSIQVIGLFLISAISLLAFLFAERKVENPVLPLHLFKNSVFTISNVIGLLIGMAMFGSIMYMPFFIQGVIGTSATKTGFIMMSMMLSMVVSSTIVGQLITRTGKYKKMAILGLTIMGIGIYSLTTLNGDSTNTDAILRLIIIGLGLGCSFPIFTITIQNAVAYQHLGVATSSVQLFRQLGGTIGVSIMGAIMNLTMNSKMQGSSGVSAQEPAGSGLVEKLKDPKLLMDPEQLQALKQQIPSEQSAFFNQLIEMMRRTLSDALSGAFFFGFIMMIIAVILVLFLKEVRLKTSNQEDEGEEISISIKREQRA